DNA sequence from the Methanolobus sp. ZRKC5 genome:
CTGCTTTGAATCAATCCAATGCTATTACATTTGTTTCAAAAGATACATTAGACAAATACAATCTTTTAGGCAAATTTAAGAAGCCTACTAAAGTTATTCGCAACGGTACATCAATTCCACATATCACTTCTCAGGAGATAGAAGCGTTTAAATCTAAGCATTTACAAAACAGTAGTTATCCCGTTGTTTCTTGGGTAGGTCTTTTTGTACACAAATTTAAAGTAGAAGGTTTGATTCTTTTAATTGAAGCCTTTAGAATAGTGTGCAACAAGTATTGTGATGCTAAATTGATTGTTGTAGGCGATGGTCCCTTTAGAGACAATGTTGAAAAGCAAATTCAATTATTTGGATTACAAGACAATGTTATTATGACGGGCATGTTAAAAAATGTTTATCCATGTTTTGTTTTAAGCGATATTTACGCTCATATTTCGTTTCAAGAAGCCTGCCCTCTTACTATTCTTGAGGCAATGTCTGTAGGTACTCCTGTAGTTTCATTGAAAGTAGGTGGCATTCCTGAAATAGTAACTGATGGTGAAAATGGTTCTCTTGTCGATGATAATGCTAATATGATTGCAAATGGGATTATCAGCTTATATGAAAATAAAGATATGGCAAATAATTATAAACTGAAAGCATACGAATCAATTAATAAAGAGTTTAATTGGGAATATGTTGCTAAACAATATAGCGAATTAGTTGATTTATTACGAACTAATACCTAAATGATTATGGAAAACTTTGAGTTGTATATGGTTGATTATATGCATAAATTATGAAGAATTAAATTATACTATAGATTGAAAGCGATGCATTAAATAGGTTAAATCATTTATTATTATGTTAACTATGTTAGAAAAATACATCTTAAATACCGCATGTAAAAATGAAGCAGATAATTTGATACAGCTTATAGATTCAGTATTATCACAAACAATAACGCCACTTATGTGGGTTATTGTTGATGATGGAAGTACTGACGACAGTAGAATAATCATCCAGAAAGCATCTGCTGATCATGAGTGGATTCACTATGTTTTTCTAGATGATGCTTATAAAAGAGACTTAGGTCAACATTTGGCTCAAGTTGTACAAGATGGTATTGATTATGCCATTTCTGATTGTGAAAGCAAAAATGTTACTTATCACTTCATTGGAAATTTAGATGCTGATCTGACATTACCAAAAACATTTTTTGAAAATTTATTGTATGAATTTGAAAAAGATTCTTCTTTAGGTATTGCAAGTGGTGGACTTCA
Encoded proteins:
- a CDS encoding glycosyltransferase family 4 protein, producing the protein MSLNKNDLWVIVTPYWLPVLGGVTSCVVNLTRQLESFDGSEVEVISLEGESDSSSIHIYGSRNKIIFLMDAFWKIKRLKPQILHSHSWWYTYLPCLVYKFLHPSVVLIHTFHTDPLISKRLSLSSKIKNWLFTSALNQSNAITFVSKDTLDKYNLLGKFKKPTKVIRNGTSIPHITSQEIEAFKSKHLQNSSYPVVSWVGLFVHKFKVEGLILLIEAFRIVCNKYCDAKLIVVGDGPFRDNVEKQIQLFGLQDNVIMTGMLKNVYPCFVLSDIYAHISFQEACPLTILEAMSVGTPVVSLKVGGIPEIVTDGENGSLVDDNANMIANGIISLYENKDMANNYKLKAYESINKEFNWEYVAKQYSELVDLLRTNT